AAAATCTCCCTTGAAGGCGTCGATCTGCAGAAACTTCTGGGACCCAATGATATTCATCTCGAGATACTCGAAGAACATTTTCATTCAGCGATAATCGTTCGCGGCGATCAGCTCATCCTCAAAGGTATCCAAAACGAGGTCGAGAAAATTGAAAAGATCATTAAGGAAATGATCTATGCAATAAACACCTCCGGAAGGCTCAAGGAGCAGGATGTAAAGCTTATCCTTGAACTCACAAGAAACGGAAAGCAGGCAAAAGGAGATGAAGACTTTGACAAGATCATCCTCTACACGAAGGATGATGTTATCAAAGCACGCACTCCCGGCCAGCTTGTCTATCTTAAAACCGCTCTGACCAACGATATTTGTTTCGCGATCGGTCCGGCGGGTACAGGAAAAACATACATGGCAGTCGCATTGGCAGTTGCGGCATTGAAGAAGAATCTCGTAAAAAAGATAATTCTCACCCGTCCCGCTGTGGAGGCAGGAGAAAAACTCGGTTATCTTCCGGGTGATCTCAGAGAGAAAATCGATCCGTACCTCCGTCCCCTTTACGATGCACTCGAGGATATGCTCCCTTCAGAGAGAGTAAAAGCATACCTTGAAAAAGGAATTATCGAGATAATCCCCCTAGCTTATATGCGTGGAAGAACCCTAAACCGCGCATTTGTCATCCTCGATGAAGCCCAAAACACTACCGATGTGCAGATGAAAATGTTCCTCACCCGTCTCGGTACAGAGTCGAAAGCTATCATAACGGGTGATATAACACAGATTGATTTGCCTGTAAAGACAGTCAGCGGTCTCGTAAAAGCACAGGAAATTTTGAGCGGTATCGAAGGTGTCGGATTTTCATTCTTTGAAAAGGCAGATGTGGTAAGGCACCGCCTTGTGAAAGATATCATAGAAGCATACGAAAAATATTACGACAATTAGAAGATTTTGAAGTGCATCCCTGTCGGTGTTTGCGGTAACCCGCCACTACCCAGCAGGA
The nucleotide sequence above comes from Ignavibacteria bacterium. Encoded proteins:
- a CDS encoding PhoH family protein; its protein translation is MSEFEKKISLEGVDLQKLLGPNDIHLEILEEHFHSAIIVRGDQLILKGIQNEVEKIEKIIKEMIYAINTSGRLKEQDVKLILELTRNGKQAKGDEDFDKIILYTKDDVIKARTPGQLVYLKTALTNDICFAIGPAGTGKTYMAVALAVAALKKNLVKKIILTRPAVEAGEKLGYLPGDLREKIDPYLRPLYDALEDMLPSERVKAYLEKGIIEIIPLAYMRGRTLNRAFVILDEAQNTTDVQMKMFLTRLGTESKAIITGDITQIDLPVKTVSGLVKAQEILSGIEGVGFSFFEKADVVRHRLVKDIIEAYEKYYDN